A genomic region of Raphanus sativus cultivar WK10039 chromosome 6, ASM80110v3, whole genome shotgun sequence contains the following coding sequences:
- the LOC130495455 gene encoding uncharacterized protein LOC130495455 encodes MSRLHHSDYPALDLNGDNYLDWAMNTSADLKSKGLGKCIKYGNDTLAYERRRAVLIMKKHLVKDLYDECSYINDPYDLWSRLNTMFFEPLLDESMKEWKALRFQDYESVDDYHFDLMRITYSLKLCGVVITNYDLLSKTRDTIHSKEVLLSQKAKGFTTYYDLLSYLSALEEKKQKRKVNLDKLDYVMEISAEYQCEMIYGDAEEAKKRKFGWNHIDDEIGLFIE; translated from the coding sequence atgtcgagactccatcactcggattacccagcccttgatctcaatggagacaattaccttgattgggcgatgaacacttcagccgatttaaagtctaaaggacttgggaagtgtatcaaatacggcaatgatacccttgcatatgaaaggcgtagagctgttttgataatgaaaaagcatctcgtgaaggatctgtatgatgagtgcagttacatcaacgatccttacgatctctggtcgagattgaacaccatgttcttcgagccactactagatgagtccatgaaagaatggaaggctctgaggttccaggattatgaatccgtggatgactatcactttgatcttatgagaatcacctatagtcttaaactatgtggtgtagtgataacaaactatgacttgttaagcaagactcgtgacacgatccattcaaaggaagtgttgttatcacagaaggctaaaggtttcacaacctattacgaccttctctcatacctttcagctcttgaggaaaagaagcagaaaaggaaagtcaacctcgacaaactcgactatgttatggaaataagtgccgagtatcaatgtgagatgatatacggtgatgctgaagaagctaagaaaagaaaattcgggtggaatcatatagatgatgagattggtttattcattgaatag
- the LOC108809117 gene encoding uncharacterized protein LOC108809117 yields the protein MEIQSATEPETLPAKPIFKPLKAHEMSDGKVQLRKVSVPPNRYSPLKKAWLDISTTVVDQMKVDIRMNHNSRRVELKTIADTPDVSNLQKSADFVHAFILGFDVPDAISLLRMDELYVESFEIKDVKTLKGEHLSRAIGRLSGKGGKTKFAIENSTKTRIVIADTRIHILGAFSNIKIARDSLCSLILGSPAGKVYSKLRAASARLAERF from the coding sequence ATGGAAATTCAATCAGCAACTGAACCGGAGACACTTCCTGCTAAGCCAATCTTTAAGCCACTCAAGGCTCACGAAATGTCTGATGGCAAGGTCCAGCTCAGGAAGGTATCCGTCCCACCAAACCGCTACTCTCCTCTCAAGAAAGCTTGGTTAGACATCAGCACTACTGTCGTCGACCAGATGAAAGTTGACATCCGCATGAATCACAACTCCCGCAGAGTCGAGCTCAAAACCATAGCCGACACCCCCGACGTCAGTAACCTTCAAAAATCTGCTGATTTCGTGCACGCTTTCATACTCGGTTTCGATGTCCCTGATGCCATCTCCCTCCTGAGGATGGACGAGCTCTACGTTGAGTCTTTTGAGATCAAGGATGTCAAGACTCTTAAAGGGGAGCATCTGTCAAGAGCTATAGGGAGATTGTCGGGGAAAGGAGGGAAGACCAAGTTTGCGATTGAGAATTCTACAAAGACGAGGATTGTGATCGCTGACACGAGGATCCACATCTTGGGAGCATTCTCTAACATTAAAATCGCGAGGGATTCTTTGTGTAGTCTCATCTTGGGGTCTCCAGCTGGCAAGGTTTACTCCAAGCTCCGAGCAGCCTCTGCTAGATTAGCAGAACGGTTTTga
- the LOC108806415 gene encoding vacuolar cation/proton exchanger 5 isoform X1 → MGCCKAPALIQAQVQMGLVSENEHKSLFRRDSSDSPTCLMEQGGSFSTSLRVHRSPNNTLLQSFNIVILSNKLNLLLPFGPLAILLHYLTDNKGWVFLLSLLGITPLAERLGYATEQLACYTGPTVGGLLNATFGNVTELIISIFALRNGMIRVVQLTLLGSILSNMLLVLGCAFFCGGLVFSRKEQIFDKGNAVVNSGLLLMAVMGLLFPAVLHYTHSEVHAGSSELSLSRFSSCIMLVAYAAYLFFQLKRRQPSSYTPLTEDMNQSEETSDDSEDPEISRWEAIIWLSILTAWVSLLSAYLVDAIEGASVSWKIPISFISVILLPIVGNAAEHAGAIMFAMKDKLDLSLGVAIGSSIQISMFAVPFCVVIGWMMGAQMDLNFQLFETATLFITVIVVAFFIQEGTSNYFKGLMLILCYLIVAASFFVHEDPHQDDA, encoded by the exons ATGGGTTGTTGCAAGGCGCCAGCTCTTATTCAGGCGCAGGTACAA ATGGGTCTGGTCAGTGAAAACGAGCACAAAAGCCTTTTCAGACGAGATTCATCAGATTCCCCTACTTGTTTGATGGAGCAAGGAGGTTCATTTTCTACAAGTCTCCGAGTCCACCGTTCACCTAACAACACCTTGCTCCAGAGCTTCAACATCGTCATCTTATCCAATAAACTCAATCTCTTGTTGCCTTTCGGTCCTCTCGCTATTCTACTCCACTACTTGACTGATAATAAG GGATGGGTCTTCCTGTTGAGCTTACTAGGAATCACACCTTTGGCTGAACGTCTCGGTTATGCCACCGA GCAATTGGCTTGCTACACAGGTCCAACTG TTGGAGGCCTCCTTAATGCTACATTTGGAAACGTTACAGAGCTGATCATATCTATTTTCGCTCTTAGAAATGGAATGATACGAGTTGTACAGCTGACTCTCCTCGGCTCCATTCTCTCTAACATGTTGCTTGTTCTTGGCTGCGCCTTTTTCTGTGGCGGCCTTGTTTTCTCACGTAAAGAACAAATCTTTGACAAA GGGAATGCGGTTGTGAATTCAGGATTGCTTTTGATGGCTGTTATGGGGCTACTCTTCCCCGCTGTTCTTCATTACACGCACAGTGAGGTTCATGCTGGCTCTTCAGAGCTTTCTCTCTCAAGGTTCAGTAGCTGCATAATGCTCGTGGCGTATGCTGCTTACCTTTTCTTCCAGCTGAAGCGTCGTCAGCCCAGTTCTTATACCCCTCTCACCGAG GATATGAACCAGAGCGAGGAAACTTCGGACGATAGTGAAGATCCTGAGATCTCCAGGTGGGAAGCTATCATTTGGCTTTCAATCTTGACTGCTTGGGTCTCTCTTCTTTCCGCCTATCTTGTGGATGCCATAGAG GGGGCTTCAGTCTCATGGAAGATACCAATATCTTTTATCAGTGTCATCTTGCTTCCTATAGTGGGGAATGCGGCTGAGCATGCAGGTGCTATTATGTTCGCCATGAAAGACAAGCTG GATCTGTCTTTGGGAGTGGCTATTGGATCCTCAATCCAGATTTCCATGTTTGCG GTTCCTTTCTGTGTGGTGATCGGATGGATGATGGGCGCACAAATGGACCTAAATTTCCAGCTGTTTGAGACGGCTACACTGTTCATAACTGTTATTGTCGTAGCTTTCTTTATTCAG GAAGGGACATCGAATTACTTCAAAGGATTAATGCTCATTCTTTGTTATTTGATAGTCGCTGCCAGTTTCTTTGTACATGAAGATCCTCACCAAG ATGATGCATAA
- the LOC108806415 gene encoding vacuolar cation/proton exchanger 5 isoform X2 — protein sequence MGCCKAPALIQAQMGLVSENEHKSLFRRDSSDSPTCLMEQGGSFSTSLRVHRSPNNTLLQSFNIVILSNKLNLLLPFGPLAILLHYLTDNKGWVFLLSLLGITPLAERLGYATEQLACYTGPTVGGLLNATFGNVTELIISIFALRNGMIRVVQLTLLGSILSNMLLVLGCAFFCGGLVFSRKEQIFDKGNAVVNSGLLLMAVMGLLFPAVLHYTHSEVHAGSSELSLSRFSSCIMLVAYAAYLFFQLKRRQPSSYTPLTEDMNQSEETSDDSEDPEISRWEAIIWLSILTAWVSLLSAYLVDAIEGASVSWKIPISFISVILLPIVGNAAEHAGAIMFAMKDKLDLSLGVAIGSSIQISMFAVPFCVVIGWMMGAQMDLNFQLFETATLFITVIVVAFFIQEGTSNYFKGLMLILCYLIVAASFFVHEDPHQDDA from the exons ATGGGTTGTTGCAAGGCGCCAGCTCTTATTCAGGCGCAG ATGGGTCTGGTCAGTGAAAACGAGCACAAAAGCCTTTTCAGACGAGATTCATCAGATTCCCCTACTTGTTTGATGGAGCAAGGAGGTTCATTTTCTACAAGTCTCCGAGTCCACCGTTCACCTAACAACACCTTGCTCCAGAGCTTCAACATCGTCATCTTATCCAATAAACTCAATCTCTTGTTGCCTTTCGGTCCTCTCGCTATTCTACTCCACTACTTGACTGATAATAAG GGATGGGTCTTCCTGTTGAGCTTACTAGGAATCACACCTTTGGCTGAACGTCTCGGTTATGCCACCGA GCAATTGGCTTGCTACACAGGTCCAACTG TTGGAGGCCTCCTTAATGCTACATTTGGAAACGTTACAGAGCTGATCATATCTATTTTCGCTCTTAGAAATGGAATGATACGAGTTGTACAGCTGACTCTCCTCGGCTCCATTCTCTCTAACATGTTGCTTGTTCTTGGCTGCGCCTTTTTCTGTGGCGGCCTTGTTTTCTCACGTAAAGAACAAATCTTTGACAAA GGGAATGCGGTTGTGAATTCAGGATTGCTTTTGATGGCTGTTATGGGGCTACTCTTCCCCGCTGTTCTTCATTACACGCACAGTGAGGTTCATGCTGGCTCTTCAGAGCTTTCTCTCTCAAGGTTCAGTAGCTGCATAATGCTCGTGGCGTATGCTGCTTACCTTTTCTTCCAGCTGAAGCGTCGTCAGCCCAGTTCTTATACCCCTCTCACCGAG GATATGAACCAGAGCGAGGAAACTTCGGACGATAGTGAAGATCCTGAGATCTCCAGGTGGGAAGCTATCATTTGGCTTTCAATCTTGACTGCTTGGGTCTCTCTTCTTTCCGCCTATCTTGTGGATGCCATAGAG GGGGCTTCAGTCTCATGGAAGATACCAATATCTTTTATCAGTGTCATCTTGCTTCCTATAGTGGGGAATGCGGCTGAGCATGCAGGTGCTATTATGTTCGCCATGAAAGACAAGCTG GATCTGTCTTTGGGAGTGGCTATTGGATCCTCAATCCAGATTTCCATGTTTGCG GTTCCTTTCTGTGTGGTGATCGGATGGATGATGGGCGCACAAATGGACCTAAATTTCCAGCTGTTTGAGACGGCTACACTGTTCATAACTGTTATTGTCGTAGCTTTCTTTATTCAG GAAGGGACATCGAATTACTTCAAAGGATTAATGCTCATTCTTTGTTATTTGATAGTCGCTGCCAGTTTCTTTGTACATGAAGATCCTCACCAAG ATGATGCATAA